A window of Festucalex cinctus isolate MCC-2025b chromosome 6, RoL_Fcin_1.0, whole genome shotgun sequence contains these coding sequences:
- the casp3a gene encoding caspase-3a → MSANGPAGADCTDARRGDGQPSDRSMDVDARQAQSYSYRYSLQFPSIGQCIIINNKNFDRRTGMNQRNGTDVDAANAMKVFAKLGYKCKIYNDQTVTQMKQVLTAVSKEDHGGCASLACVLLSHGDDGIFFGTDGSIELKYLTSLFRGDRCKTLVGKPKLFFIQACRGTELDAGIETDSADDGTTRIPVEADFLYAYSTAPGYYSWRNTMTGSWFIQSLCEMLSAHGHTLELQHILTRVNHKVALEFESISAAPGFDAKKQIPCVVSMLTKEMYLVP, encoded by the exons ATGTCGGCTAACGGGCCCGCTGGAGCTGACTGCACGGACGCGAGAAGAGGCGACGGACAGCC GTCCGACAGGTCCATGGATGTGGATGCCCGGCAGGCGCAGTCATACAGTTACAGATACAGTCTCCAGTTCCCTTCCATCGGACAATGtatcatcatcaacaacaagAACTTTGACAGGAGGACAG GCATGAATCAACGCAACGGCACCGACGTGGACGCGGCCAACGCCATGAAAGTGTTCGCCAAGTTGGGTTACAAGTGCAAAATCTACAATGACCAGACAGTGACGCAGATGAAACAGGTTTTAACTGCAG TGTCCAAGGAGGATCACGGCGGCTGCGCGTCGCTGGCGTGCGTGCTGCTGAGTCACGGCGACGACGGCATCTTCTTCGGCACCGACGGCTCCATCGAGCTCAAATACCTGACCTCGCTTTTCCGCGGGGATCGCTGCAAGACGCTGGTGGGCAAGCCCAAGCTCTTCTTCATACAG GCGTGCAGAGGCACCGAACTGGATGCCGGCATCGAAACGGACAGCGCCGACGACGGCACCACCCGGATCCCCGTCGAGGCGGACTTCCTCTACGCCTACTCCACTGCGCCAG GCTACTACTCGTGGAGGAACACGATGACCGGCTCGTGGTTCATCCAGTCGCTGTGCGAGATGCTGAGCGCACACGGTCACACGCTGGAGCTGCAGCACATCCTGACCCGCGTcaaccacaaggtggcgctggAGTTCGAGTCGATCTCCGCCGCGCCGGGCTTCGACGCCAAGAAGCAGATCCCGTGCGTCGTGTCCATGCTGACCAAGGAGATGTACTTGGTGCCCTGA